In one window of Timaviella obliquedivisa GSE-PSE-MK23-08B DNA:
- a CDS encoding serine/threonine protein kinase, whose amino-acid sequence MSYCINPKCLHRQNPDLLEFCQSCGTALLIQNRYRLIHPLRELDEHSYSEVFEVDDQGIIRVLKIIRSPNLVQLFEREVRTLQHLQHPGIPHVEPDGYFTVALSNDSRKTLKLHCLVMEKIDGQNLEQWLAQQKPISQDLAVDWLKQLLEILNLLHQNKLFHRDIKLSNIMLQPNGQLVLIDFGSVRQITNTYLAKVGGGRDITGIVSPGYTSLEQANGKAVPQSDFYALGRSLVHLMTGKHPIDFLESAKTGTLKWRDSAPGISSWFANLINDLMSPFPGNRPLNAQEILERLQKDRYLLSNNLLLCFNIGLSILLIFTCLSARKNWAEWQEMQNQCSKSVSSVNLSDQNIPLIICPK is encoded by the coding sequence ATGAGCTATTGCATTAATCCTAAGTGTCTTCATCGCCAGAATCCAGATTTATTGGAGTTCTGTCAGTCTTGTGGAACCGCTCTGCTTATCCAAAATCGGTACCGGCTGATTCATCCCCTGCGAGAACTCGATGAACACAGTTACTCTGAAGTTTTCGAGGTTGACGATCAAGGTATTATTCGAGTTTTGAAGATTATCAGAAGTCCAAACTTGGTACAACTGTTTGAACGGGAAGTTAGAACTCTTCAACACCTTCAACACCCTGGTATTCCTCATGTTGAGCCGGATGGTTACTTTACCGTTGCCCTCAGCAACGACTCCCGGAAAACCCTGAAACTCCATTGTCTGGTCATGGAAAAAATTGATGGGCAGAATCTAGAGCAATGGTTAGCTCAACAAAAGCCGATTTCCCAAGATCTGGCAGTTGATTGGCTAAAGCAATTACTCGAAATCCTTAATCTGCTGCATCAAAACAAACTTTTCCATCGAGACATTAAGCTCTCCAACATCATGCTGCAACCTAATGGACAACTGGTTCTGATAGATTTCGGTTCAGTACGACAAATTACCAACACTTACCTGGCAAAAGTTGGCGGTGGACGCGATATTACAGGCATTGTGTCTCCTGGCTATACCTCTCTAGAACAAGCAAATGGTAAAGCTGTTCCACAGTCTGATTTCTATGCTCTAGGTCGTTCTTTGGTTCATTTAATGACGGGTAAACACCCCATCGATTTTCTAGAAAGTGCCAAGACAGGTACTTTAAAATGGCGAGACAGTGCTCCAGGCATTTCCTCGTGGTTCGCAAATTTAATTAACGATCTAATGTCTCCTTTCCCAGGGAACCGACCGCTGAACGCTCAAGAAATTCTAGAACGGTTGCAGAAAGATCGCTATCTTCTTTCTAATAATTTATTATTGTGTTTCAACATTGGGTTATCTATTCTCCTGATATTCACATGTTTGTCTGCGAGGAAGAATTGGGCAGAGTGGCAAGAGATGCAGAACCAATGTTCTAAAAGTGTCAGTTCCGTCAATCTGAGCGATCAGAATATTCCGTTAATCATTTGTCCAAAGTAA
- a CDS encoding NACHT domain-containing protein, which translates to MFDESIVGNLSGSLRASARGLEIIDQHRIKRGWKRQASIWYETALTTLATLKRFWQREPVSRESFVRLCEAVGARWQDIVDQTTLSPLVKVWDGVPDVSVFYGRTAELASLTQWMIGDTSTRCRVIALLGMGGIGKTLLVAKLAEQIQTHFECLIWRSLLSTVPAGMFINELIQFLTDDSELTIPDSLDSKISCLINCLEQRRSLLVLDQLETILSNDGFAGQYQEAHKGYSELLRRVGQESHNSCLVLTSREKTPEIAQLEGVNLPVRSLQLKGLDDEAARKLLRAKGLTEETQWGGLIQIYRGNPIMLKMVAATIGDSWNGNVSEFLRNSGTIVTGDLRRFIEVLFSRLSSLEKQVTIQLASTTEPMSFLTLQQALEQVSPSNLYESVESLVRRSFLEKSSAGFTLPPVVREYINCQLGE; encoded by the coding sequence ATGTTTGATGAAAGTATTGTAGGAAATCTGTCTGGCTCCCTTAGAGCTTCTGCTAGAGGGCTAGAAATCATCGATCAACACAGGATAAAACGGGGTTGGAAACGTCAGGCTTCAATCTGGTATGAGACGGCGCTTACTACACTTGCAACTTTAAAACGATTCTGGCAAAGAGAACCAGTCAGTAGAGAATCTTTTGTTCGTCTCTGTGAAGCAGTCGGGGCACGTTGGCAGGACATCGTTGATCAAACAACTTTGAGTCCATTGGTTAAAGTGTGGGATGGTGTGCCTGATGTTTCAGTATTCTATGGACGAACGGCAGAACTTGCAAGTTTAACTCAATGGATGATTGGAGATACATCGACTCGTTGTCGTGTGATTGCGCTACTGGGGATGGGCGGAATCGGTAAAACGCTGTTAGTGGCTAAACTTGCTGAACAAATTCAGACTCATTTTGAGTGTCTAATTTGGCGATCTCTCCTTTCGACTGTCCCGGCTGGTATGTTTATCAATGAATTGATCCAGTTCCTTACAGATGATTCTGAACTCACTATTCCAGACTCCCTAGATAGTAAAATTTCCTGCCTCATTAATTGTCTCGAGCAACGTCGCTCCTTGCTGGTATTAGATCAACTTGAAACGATTTTAAGCAACGATGGCTTCGCTGGACAGTACCAAGAGGCTCACAAAGGCTACAGTGAGCTTTTGAGACGAGTTGGACAGGAGTCTCATAACAGTTGTTTAGTGCTCACTAGTCGAGAGAAAACTCCAGAGATCGCTCAATTAGAAGGTGTGAATCTGCCTGTTCGTTCCCTGCAACTGAAAGGTTTGGACGATGAGGCAGCCCGGAAACTTTTAAGAGCAAAAGGATTGACTGAAGAAACACAATGGGGAGGCTTGATTCAAATTTACCGAGGTAATCCAATCATGTTAAAAATGGTTGCTGCAACAATCGGAGATTCGTGGAATGGCAACGTTTCGGAATTTCTCAGGAATAGCGGCACAATTGTTACAGGAGACTTAAGACGTTTCATTGAGGTGCTGTTCAGCCGATTATCAAGCCTAGAGAAGCAGGTTACGATTCAGTTAGCATCGACAACGGAACCTATGTCTTTTCTGACCCTGCAACAGGCTTTAGAGCAGGTATCGCCGTCTAACTTGTATGAGTCAGTAGAATCGTTGGTCAGGCGATCGTTCCTTGAGAAAAGCAGTGCAGGGTTTACATTACCTCCTGTTGTAAGAGAATACATTAATTGTCAATTAGGAGAATAA
- a CDS encoding protein kinase, protein MSYCLNSGCHTPHHLDRAEVCHACGTALLLNSRYLALRVIGQNRFSKTFLAIDCSQPNRSSCVIKQVFLQKETTLFQQEAMRLKELGQHDQIPTLLDALEDEDDQYLIQEFIDGENLAEELKSGCFSEIKVHSLL, encoded by the coding sequence ATGAGCTATTGTTTAAATTCTGGATGCCACACTCCGCATCATCTCGATCGCGCCGAAGTTTGTCACGCTTGTGGAACTGCTCTACTGCTAAACAGCCGCTATCTTGCCCTGCGAGTAATTGGACAAAACCGCTTTAGCAAAACATTTTTGGCGATCGATTGCAGTCAACCTAATCGATCCTCTTGTGTCATTAAGCAGGTTTTTCTTCAAAAGGAAACAACGCTGTTTCAGCAGGAAGCCATGCGGCTCAAAGAATTAGGACAGCATGACCAAATTCCTACTTTACTAGACGCTCTCGAAGACGAGGATGATCAATATCTAATTCAAGAATTTATCGACGGGGAAAATCTGGCAGAAGAACTGAAGTCAGGCTGTTTTAGTGAAATTAAAGTTCATTCTTTGCTATGA
- a CDS encoding transcriptional regulator encodes MSRHLERLLQLDSLLRSEHRQTAKYLANALEVSERTIRTDLAFLRDRYHAPLEFSRQKGYYYSDSDWRLPTIPLTQGELFALTLGANMLQAYAGSAYQVDLKAAIARLAERLPEQTWVDLQQLAQENVVFRVGAELDLDPIVWHELEKAIQKRRRVQMSYFTAGRNAESERELDPYVLHFARNNPYITGWCHKNQAVRDFRVDRIRSLSVLTETFEVSEEFDRKAHFARMFQHEVGTEVRAIAIWFEARSAPYIRERRWHPSQVLEEHPDGAVTLRMDVPGLNEVKRWVLFYGAGARVLEPPELVEMVKDELAGMNELYWED; translated from the coding sequence ATGTCTCGCCATCTAGAACGGTTACTGCAACTTGATTCTTTACTGCGTTCAGAACACCGTCAGACCGCCAAGTATCTGGCTAATGCGTTAGAGGTCAGTGAAAGAACAATTCGTACTGATTTAGCTTTTTTGCGCGATCGCTATCACGCTCCGTTGGAGTTTAGTCGGCAGAAAGGCTATTACTATTCGGACTCAGACTGGCGATTGCCGACAATTCCGTTAACGCAGGGAGAATTATTTGCGTTGACATTGGGCGCAAATATGTTGCAAGCCTATGCAGGGTCAGCCTATCAGGTGGATCTAAAAGCGGCGATCGCCCGTCTAGCTGAACGATTACCAGAACAGACCTGGGTGGATTTACAGCAATTAGCGCAAGAGAATGTGGTATTTCGGGTAGGTGCAGAGTTAGATCTAGACCCGATCGTTTGGCATGAGTTAGAGAAGGCGATACAGAAGCGACGACGGGTACAAATGTCGTATTTTACGGCAGGTCGAAATGCAGAGTCGGAGCGAGAACTCGATCCATATGTATTGCATTTTGCACGGAATAATCCTTATATCACGGGCTGGTGTCATAAGAATCAGGCGGTGCGAGATTTTCGGGTGGATCGAATTCGATCGCTCTCTGTTTTGACAGAAACGTTTGAAGTGAGTGAAGAGTTCGATCGGAAGGCTCATTTTGCCCGGATGTTCCAGCATGAGGTAGGAACTGAAGTGCGAGCGATCGCCATTTGGTTTGAGGCGCGGAGTGCGCCCTATATCCGGGAGCGGCGCTGGCATCCGAGCCAGGTGCTGGAAGAGCATCCAGATGGAGCAGTGACGTTGAGGATGGATGTGCCAGGGCTAAATGAGGTAAAGCGGTGGGTATTGTTTTACGGGGCAGGTGCGCGGGTACTGGAGCCGCCGGAGTTGGTAGAGATGGTCAAGGATGAATTGGCTGGGATGAATGAGTTGTATTGGGAGGACTAG
- the cas6 gene encoding type I-MYXAN CRISPR-associated protein Cas6/Cmx6 produces MNFLEIQFAIEGTTKTLPADHGYALYSAVKQVLQKAEIEPQNIPADVKLCSVPGVPNREGKIYLHQRSRLRLRCPADQVQTWYRLLQNQELNIRGHKIRLARPRLTLPKASETLKARMVTFKLEAIDHPEVPRYFLKSCQKGLERLEIKGQSTFIPSDDNGNLARRTLQIKEKKIVGYSIVVEGLSEEDSLKLQWHGLGGRQHFGCGWFYPYKEENNAA; encoded by the coding sequence ATGAACTTTTTAGAGATTCAGTTTGCGATCGAAGGGACGACAAAGACTTTACCTGCTGATCATGGCTATGCGCTGTATTCTGCGGTGAAACAGGTTTTGCAGAAAGCCGAGATCGAGCCACAGAATATTCCGGCAGATGTGAAGCTCTGTAGCGTGCCAGGTGTGCCGAATCGAGAAGGCAAGATATATCTGCATCAGCGATCGCGTCTTCGACTTCGGTGTCCAGCCGATCAGGTGCAGACTTGGTATCGACTGTTGCAAAATCAGGAACTCAATATTCGGGGGCACAAGATTCGACTGGCGCGACCGCGTTTGACCTTGCCCAAAGCTTCTGAAACGCTCAAAGCGAGGATGGTAACTTTTAAGCTGGAGGCGATCGATCATCCAGAAGTGCCTCGTTACTTCCTGAAGTCTTGTCAAAAAGGATTGGAGCGTCTAGAGATTAAAGGGCAGTCTACATTTATTCCTAGTGATGACAATGGGAATTTGGCGCGACGAACATTGCAGATCAAAGAGAAAAAAATTGTGGGCTATAGCATTGTTGTTGAGGGCTTGAGTGAGGAAGACTCCCTGAAACTGCAATGGCATGGCTTGGGTGGACGGCAGCACTTTGGATGTGGTTGGTTTTATCCTTATAAGGAGGAAAATAATGCAGCCTAA